Sequence from the Cumulibacter manganitolerans genome:
CGCCGCCGAAGCGCTGCCGGCGCTGTCCAGCCGACTAGCGGTGGACGGACAGCCGGCCGGCACCGGCCGCTTGTCGTGGAGCGTCTGGGGGCGACGACGCCCCGAACCGCGCCAGCTCGACCGTCCGTGGGCGGACGGTCGAGCTGGCGGCGGTACAACGGGTGGGGGCTAGGCCGGGAGGTTGATGAGCTCCCCGAGCCAGGTGCGGTGCGCGTCGGCGCGGCCGAGCGCCAGCGAGTCGGCTTTGGCCCGCTTCACCATCAGGTGCGACGGGTTCTCCCACGTCATACCCTGCCCGCCGTGCATCTGCAGGCACTCCTGGGCCGCGTGGACGGCGCTGACCGACGCGTGCGCCTTCGCGACGGCGGCCGCGATCGGCAGGTCGGCGTCGCCCCCGCCGGCGCACGCCGCGGCGTACTTCGCGGCGGCCTGCAGCTGCGACACCCCGACGTACACGTCGGCCATCCGGTGCTTGAGCGCCTGGTACGACGCGATCAGCCGGCCGAACTGGTAGCGCTGCTTCATGTAGGCGATGGCCGTGTCCAGGGCGTTCTGCGCCACGCCGAGCATCTCGCACGCCAGCATCGCCGCGCCGATGGTGAGCGCCTCGCGGACGGCGCCCGCGGGGTCGCCACCGAGGGAGGTGCCCTGCGCGCCGTCGAGGGTGATGTCGGCGAGCGGCCGCGTCATGTCCAGCGAGACCGACGCCGCGATGGTTGCCTCGGACGCCGCCACGGCGTACAGCCCGTCGGCCGCCGGCACGACGAGCACGTCGGCGGCGAGCGCGTCGGCGACCACCGGGATCCGCCCGGTCAGCCGGCCCTCCGAGACGGTGACCGTCGGCGTGAACGGCGCCGTCGGGGACGCGGTGAACGGCACCGCGAGGGTGGCGATCTTCTCCCCCGACGCGATCTGCCCCAGCAGGTGGGTCTCGCCGGAGTGCAGCAGCGCGGCGGTGGCGAGGACGGCGCTGCCGAGGTACGGGACCGGCGCGGTCGCGCGGCCCAGCTCGGTCATCACCACGCCGACCTCGCGCCACGAGGCGCCGGCGCCGCCGAGCTCCTCGGGGACGGCGAGCCCGGCCAGGCCGAGCTCGCTCGCGAGCTGCGTCCACAGCGCGCGGTCGGTCTTGTCCTCGGCCTCGGTGCGAGCCAGCACGTCCTGCCACGCGGCCCGCTTGGTCAGCAGTCCGCGCAGCGTCGAGGCGAGCTCGTTCTCCTCGTCGAGGTCGATCAGCGCGTACTGGCTGCCGAGGACGGTCTCGTTGGCGGTCGTGGTCATCGGGGCAGATCCTTCCAAGGCACATCCTTGTCGACGCGGTACTCCGGCGGCATGCCCAGCACCCGCTCGCTGACGATGTTGCGCATGATCTCCGAGGTGCCGCCCTCGATCGAGAGGCCCTTCCAGCGCAGGTAGCGGAAGCCCGGCACGCGGGAGTTGCGGGCCGAGACGTCCGGGCGGCCCATCGTGTAGTTGTCGTAGCGCAGGCCGTCGTCGCCCTCCATCTCCAGCTCGAGGCCGGTGAGCCGCTGGGTGAGGTTGGTCAGGCCGAGCTTGACGGCCGACCCCTCGGGACCCGGCGTGCCGGCCGCGAGCTGCTGGCCCAGCCGGATCTGCGCGAGCCGCAGGGCCTCCGCCTCGACCCAGCTCTCCAGGAGCCGGTCGCGCAGCGCCGGCGAGTGCTCGGGCGCCGAGGTCCAGGTCCGCACGGCCTCACCGATCGCCTCGGTGCCGCGCTTGGCGACCTTGCCGCCGATGGCCACGCGCTCGTTCATGAGGGTGGTCTGCGCGACCGCCCAGCCGGCACCGATCTCGCCGAGCCGCTGGGAGTCGGGGATGACGACGTCGTCGAGGAAGATCTCGTTGAACTCCGCCTGGCCGGTGATCTGGCGCAGCGGGCGGACGTCGATGCCGGGCGTGTCCATCTTCACGTAGAAGTAGGTCATGCCGCGGTGCTTGACCGCACTCGGGTCGCTGCGGGTGACCAGGATGGCGTACTGCGCGTGGTGCGCCAGCGACGTCCACACCTTCTGCCCGTTGATCACCCAGTCGCCGGACTCCTGCTGCACCGCGGAGGTCGACAGCCCCGCGAGGTCCGAGCCCGCGCCGGGCTCGGAGAACATCTGGCACCACACCTCCTCACCGGTCCACAGCGGACGAAGCAGGCGCTCCTGCGTCTCGCGGTCGGCGTACGCCAGGATCGTGGGGGCGGCCATGCCGAGGCCGATCACGTTGATCGACGAGTTGTTGTCGGGTGCTCCGGCCGCCGCGAAGGCGTCGTTGACCTCGGACTGCAAGGAGCGGTCCAAGCCCTTCCCGCCGAGGCCCTCGGGGAAGTTCACCCACGCCAGGCCCGCGTCGTATCGGGCACGCAGGAACTCGAGTGGGTCCGTGCTCGCGGGGTCGTGCGCGTCGAGGAACTCGCGCACTTCCTGCGCGAGCTGGGCAGCTTGGGTGCCCCGGTCCGCGCTCAGCTCGACAGCCATCGCTACCTCCAGATCGAAAGGGATACCTACGTTCTACAGAATCCGATTCGGTTAGCCAATGCCGACCCACGCACCAGGCGCCATCGCGGACGCCGGCCGATCCCGCCCGGCCGCGCGCGTAGGGTCGTCGGCGTGAGCATCGAGGACGACCAGAGCCCGGTTCTTCGGCAGCGCATCGGCGCGTACGGCGTCCTGGTGCGCGACGATCGGGGCCTCCAGGAGCTGCTGCTGACCCGCATCTCGCCGACCGACTACG
This genomic interval carries:
- a CDS encoding acyl-CoA dehydrogenase family protein, with protein sequence MTTTANETVLGSQYALIDLDEENELASTLRGLLTKRAAWQDVLARTEAEDKTDRALWTQLASELGLAGLAVPEELGGAGASWREVGVVMTELGRATAPVPYLGSAVLATAALLHSGETHLLGQIASGEKIATLAVPFTASPTAPFTPTVTVSEGRLTGRIPVVADALAADVLVVPAADGLYAVAASEATIAASVSLDMTRPLADITLDGAQGTSLGGDPAGAVREALTIGAAMLACEMLGVAQNALDTAIAYMKQRYQFGRLIASYQALKHRMADVYVGVSQLQAAAKYAAACAGGGDADLPIAAAVAKAHASVSAVHAAQECLQMHGGQGMTWENPSHLMVKRAKADSLALGRADAHRTWLGELINLPA
- a CDS encoding acyl-CoA dehydrogenase family protein, whose protein sequence is MAVELSADRGTQAAQLAQEVREFLDAHDPASTDPLEFLRARYDAGLAWVNFPEGLGGKGLDRSLQSEVNDAFAAAGAPDNNSSINVIGLGMAAPTILAYADRETQERLLRPLWTGEEVWCQMFSEPGAGSDLAGLSTSAVQQESGDWVINGQKVWTSLAHHAQYAILVTRSDPSAVKHRGMTYFYVKMDTPGIDVRPLRQITGQAEFNEIFLDDVVIPDSQRLGEIGAGWAVAQTTLMNERVAIGGKVAKRGTEAIGEAVRTWTSAPEHSPALRDRLLESWVEAEALRLAQIRLGQQLAAGTPGPEGSAVKLGLTNLTQRLTGLELEMEGDDGLRYDNYTMGRPDVSARNSRVPGFRYLRWKGLSIEGGTSEIMRNIVSERVLGMPPEYRVDKDVPWKDLPR